A window from Tenacibaculum singaporense encodes these proteins:
- a CDS encoding nuclear transport factor 2 family protein: MKKSIFLFLSLLILNQSCKVETLNPVKKEEIINSSYKVIEQVFEYSNNLDFKSGLNHYSDDPNAFYINDGIKSSLNDLKKSYSEIGPYVEELQNTIESWNAYVLSQDVVVFTLQVKLKFKLKEKPEMKKRFFWTATVQKQNESWVIVQSHDSNMSSE; the protein is encoded by the coding sequence ATGAAAAAAAGTATATTCCTTTTTTTAAGCTTACTAATTTTAAATCAATCATGTAAAGTGGAAACATTAAATCCCGTAAAAAAAGAAGAAATTATAAATTCTTCTTATAAAGTCATAGAACAAGTGTTTGAATACTCTAACAACTTAGATTTCAAATCTGGGTTAAATCATTACTCAGATGATCCTAATGCCTTTTACATTAACGATGGAATAAAAAGTTCTTTAAATGATTTAAAAAAATCATATAGCGAAATAGGTCCTTATGTGGAAGAGTTACAAAACACCATTGAAAGTTGGAATGCTTATGTTTTATCTCAAGATGTAGTGGTGTTTACACTTCAAGTTAAACTAAAATTTAAACTAAAGGAAAAGCCCGAAATGAAAAAACGCTTCTTTTGGACGGCAACCGTGCAAAAACAAAATGAAAGTTGGGTAATCGTGCAAAGCCATGATTCTAACATGAGTTCTGAATAA
- a CDS encoding CatB-related O-acetyltransferase, which produces MKVPDKNNKFPLKNYNKLCFLKNVIKNPNIIVGDYTYYDDFETVENFEKNVKYLFDFTGDKLIIGKFCMIASDVTFIMNGANHLSKSISSYPFAIFGEDWSSAMEGKEYPYKGNTVVGNDVWVGYGATIMPGVTIGDGAIIASRAVVTKNIEPYTIVGGNPAKTIRKRFSEEEIKKLLKLEWWNWEVEKITQNIQHLTDNKIDNLQL; this is translated from the coding sequence ATGAAAGTACCTGATAAGAATAATAAATTCCCTTTAAAGAACTATAATAAACTCTGTTTCTTAAAGAATGTTATTAAGAATCCCAATATTATTGTTGGTGATTATACATATTATGATGACTTTGAAACCGTTGAGAATTTTGAAAAGAACGTTAAATATCTTTTTGACTTTACAGGAGACAAGTTAATCATAGGTAAATTTTGTATGATAGCGTCAGATGTTACATTTATTATGAATGGAGCTAATCACCTTAGTAAGTCTATATCAAGTTATCCTTTCGCTATTTTTGGTGAAGATTGGTCTTCAGCTATGGAGGGTAAAGAATATCCTTACAAAGGAAATACTGTTGTTGGTAATGATGTTTGGGTAGGATATGGAGCAACCATAATGCCTGGAGTTACTATTGGAGATGGAGCGATTATTGCAAGTAGAGCAGTGGTTACAAAAAATATTGAGCCTTATACCATTGTAGGCGGGAATCCTGCTAAAACAATTAGAAAAAGATTTTCAGAAGAGGAAATAAAAAAGTTATTAAAGTTAGAATGGTGGAATTGGGAAGTTGAAAAAATAACCCAGAATATTCAACATTTAACTGATAATAAAATAGACAATCTACAATTATAA
- a CDS encoding outer membrane beta-barrel family protein: MITMRGQTLKVVVFILSIFFAESIVGQQLDFENIGRGKPFKVSGNIAANSVFYSSNQNSARAPFTYFLQGSLNFNIYEFSIPVSYSFSNQGGDLEYQLPFSFNRLSLHPKYRWIQAHIGDVSMSFSPYTLAGHQFTGGGVDLTPKGSFTFSAMYGRLLKATEDSDDNRTQPAFKRMGYGAKVGFKKEKYSLELIGFYAKDKINSISAVPEEKKVLPKENLVLSMSGTVTVIDGLRFKGEYASTAITQDLRAEKVSHSNGVAGLLFNNRASTEHYKAFKTEMEYSFDKYRFGVGYERIDPGYQTLGAYYFNNDFENITLNGNTTLFNNKISLGFNIGYQRDDLANQKETNTSRTVGSVNATFTMSKKVNITGSYSNFSTYTNNKLDQFEIINDDNLLDNQEERFNYKQLSQNANVNVSYILENSKTRRQNLNTNYSLATVANAENGIVRIGNGSTFHNFNTSYTLGLPQRKINITSALNTTYNTIGRDESYTWGPTVAVNKKFLKDKLNTTLSTSYNQNNNKTNKASATNFRLNANYVYREKHNFNLSAIQLFRNTSLKNTQDLTVTFGYNYAFDLSAKKKAKVERVRGEFSFSYKEHTFTGEPNEITPEVLIIGKAKRFEEIKKVNKIADKLLVLEQELKDAELKSKNKYKKKAIEYLNHLHNNQDYINTYYELAFKGLEKLYRDAKRVEWSVEQKYKTALSMYNKSSRKDSKKMQLFLEKRKSAYKANKYMLEQLENLKKEDLYKEDGDFYKFKDTHINTILTMLEEGRTKMEVSIFLEIAFAKMFHTLSE, from the coding sequence ATGATTACAATGAGGGGGCAAACACTAAAAGTAGTAGTGTTTATTTTAAGCATATTTTTTGCTGAAAGTATAGTAGGACAACAATTAGATTTTGAGAATATAGGAAGAGGAAAACCATTTAAAGTTAGCGGAAATATCGCTGCTAACTCTGTGTTTTATTCATCCAATCAAAATAGTGCAAGAGCACCATTTACCTATTTTTTACAAGGAAGCTTAAATTTTAATATTTATGAATTTTCAATTCCTGTAAGCTATAGCTTTTCTAATCAAGGAGGCGATTTAGAATATCAATTACCATTTAGTTTTAATCGTTTGAGTCTGCACCCTAAATATAGATGGATACAAGCCCATATTGGAGATGTAAGTATGAGTTTTTCTCCATATACGTTGGCAGGACACCAATTTACTGGAGGTGGAGTTGATTTAACTCCTAAAGGAAGTTTTACTTTTTCAGCAATGTATGGTCGATTATTAAAAGCTACTGAAGATTCAGATGACAACAGAACACAACCTGCTTTTAAACGAATGGGATATGGAGCTAAAGTAGGGTTTAAAAAAGAAAAATATAGCTTAGAATTAATTGGTTTTTATGCAAAAGACAAGATAAACTCAATAAGTGCAGTACCAGAAGAAAAAAAGGTGTTACCAAAAGAAAACCTGGTGCTAAGCATGTCAGGAACTGTAACTGTAATAGATGGACTTCGTTTTAAAGGAGAGTACGCTTCAACGGCTATTACACAAGATCTTAGAGCAGAAAAAGTAAGTCATAGTAACGGAGTAGCAGGTTTATTATTCAACAATAGAGCTTCAACAGAACATTACAAAGCATTTAAAACAGAAATGGAATATAGCTTTGATAAATATAGATTTGGAGTAGGCTATGAGCGTATAGACCCAGGATATCAAACATTAGGAGCTTATTATTTTAATAATGATTTTGAAAATATTACACTGAATGGTAATACCACTTTATTTAATAATAAAATAAGTTTAGGGTTTAATATAGGATACCAACGAGATGATTTAGCCAATCAAAAAGAGACCAATACTAGTAGAACAGTTGGAAGTGTTAATGCAACATTTACTATGAGTAAAAAAGTAAATATAACAGGAAGCTATTCTAACTTTTCTACCTATACAAATAATAAGCTAGATCAGTTTGAGATTATAAATGATGATAATTTGTTAGATAATCAAGAAGAACGATTTAATTATAAGCAGTTATCTCAAAATGCCAACGTTAATGTAAGTTATATTTTAGAAAACAGTAAAACAAGAAGACAAAACCTAAATACAAATTATTCATTAGCGACAGTAGCTAATGCTGAAAATGGAATTGTACGTATAGGTAATGGTTCAACATTTCATAATTTTAATACTTCCTATACATTAGGATTACCACAAAGAAAAATTAATATAACATCTGCTTTAAATACTACTTATAATACTATTGGAAGAGATGAATCCTATACATGGGGACCAACAGTAGCAGTTAACAAAAAATTTCTAAAAGATAAATTAAACACAACACTGAGTACTTCTTATAATCAAAATAATAACAAAACAAATAAGGCAAGTGCAACAAACTTTAGATTGAATGCAAATTATGTATATAGAGAAAAGCATAATTTTAATTTAAGTGCTATTCAATTATTTAGAAATACTTCTTTAAAGAATACCCAAGACTTAACAGTTACTTTCGGTTACAATTATGCTTTTGACTTATCTGCAAAAAAGAAAGCAAAAGTAGAGAGAGTTCGAGGGGAGTTTAGTTTTTCTTATAAGGAACATACATTTACAGGAGAGCCTAATGAAATAACTCCAGAGGTATTAATTATAGGAAAGGCAAAAAGGTTTGAGGAGATAAAAAAAGTAAATAAAATAGCAGATAAACTTTTAGTTTTAGAACAAGAGTTAAAAGATGCTGAGCTAAAATCTAAAAATAAGTATAAGAAAAAGGCAATTGAGTATTTAAATCATTTACATAATAATCAAGACTATATAAATACATATTATGAATTAGCTTTTAAAGGACTTGAGAAGTTGTACCGTGATGCTAAAAGGGTAGAATGGTCGGTAGAGCAGAAATATAAAACAGCTTTATCCATGTATAATAAATCAAGCAGAAAAGATAGTAAAAAGATGCAATTGTTTTTAGAAAAAAGAAAGTCAGCATACAAAGCAAATAAGTATATGCTAGAGCAGTTAGAAAATTTAAAGAAGGAAGATTTGTACAAAGAAGATGGAGACTTTTATAAATTCAAGGATACACACATAAATACTATTTTAACAATGCTAGAAGAGGGTAGAACAAAAATGGAAGTTTCTATTTTTCTTGAAATAGCTTTTGCCAAAATGTTTCATACACTAAGTGAATAA
- a CDS encoding helix-turn-helix domain-containing protein: MSSSIENEYFCDGLTEEIINALAKIKELSVISRASSFYFKNKKTTTKEIIEKLGVATFIGGSVRLSKKKMRITVHMIDTVNDFLFWSETFDRDLEDIFKVQDEISLFIAEKLREYIGHIEIEDKLVEPLNLSINTYREYLKGRYYLMKFDYESTLKSIKIFEEIINEKPNFPNPYLDINQGYAYLGTMGLLPADEAFQIAQPYLKRALELDLSSPRSQLNLSWIECWQNWDLQKAYEHANNALEIQSTDEVYLTISSYLTVEGKLGPAQNYINKALELDPFSAINHHYKGYIYYLQQDYKKAIQFLQKSLTFNSVLPFPPIYIGQSLLLSGKFNEALEYFDGLKGVSLKDLTKLGGKTMSYAFLGDVSKCHIGIRELETYLNTELMGKALTFLVLTNVLLGNYEEAIDYVELAYKNKLPIILLFNTEPILKPIKNHKRFKKIMIQAISDNSNYTPIKRYRHSLLHTEDISKYVKEMEQVMMENKLYLNPNLSLKDLASYIELPTNYVSQLLNQGVNKNFSEYVNTFRLNEFKERVIFDENKNVTIMSIAYDSGFNSKTVFNTFFKKKEGITPNTYLKIKRRN, encoded by the coding sequence ATGAGCTCAAGTATAGAGAACGAATATTTTTGTGATGGTTTAACAGAAGAAATAATTAATGCTCTTGCCAAAATAAAAGAGTTATCTGTAATCAGTAGGGCATCTTCGTTCTATTTTAAGAATAAGAAAACAACTACAAAAGAAATTATAGAAAAGTTAGGGGTTGCAACATTTATTGGAGGAAGTGTAAGATTGTCTAAAAAGAAAATGAGGATTACCGTTCATATGATCGACACGGTTAATGATTTTCTTTTTTGGTCTGAAACTTTTGATAGAGATTTAGAGGATATTTTTAAAGTACAAGATGAAATAAGTTTATTTATTGCAGAGAAATTACGAGAGTATATTGGACATATTGAAATTGAAGACAAACTAGTTGAACCATTAAATCTTTCTATAAATACGTATAGAGAATATTTAAAAGGACGTTATTATTTGATGAAGTTTGATTATGAGAGCACTTTGAAATCAATCAAGATATTTGAAGAAATCATTAATGAAAAACCAAATTTTCCTAATCCTTATTTGGATATAAATCAAGGATATGCTTATCTAGGGACTATGGGGTTGTTACCGGCTGACGAAGCATTTCAAATAGCGCAGCCTTATTTGAAGAGAGCTTTAGAATTAGATTTAAGTTCACCAAGATCTCAATTAAATTTATCATGGATAGAATGCTGGCAAAATTGGGATTTGCAAAAAGCATATGAACATGCTAATAATGCTTTAGAAATACAATCTACAGATGAAGTTTATCTAACTATCTCTAGCTATTTAACAGTTGAAGGAAAATTAGGTCCTGCACAAAACTATATCAATAAAGCGTTAGAGCTAGACCCTTTTTCTGCAATAAATCATCATTATAAAGGATATATATATTATTTACAGCAAGATTATAAAAAAGCAATACAATTTTTGCAAAAATCTTTAACCTTTAATTCAGTTTTACCTTTTCCTCCTATTTATATTGGTCAAAGCCTATTGTTATCTGGTAAATTTAATGAGGCTTTAGAGTATTTTGACGGTCTTAAGGGAGTGTCTTTAAAAGATCTTACTAAATTGGGAGGAAAGACAATGTCTTATGCTTTTTTAGGTGATGTCTCAAAATGTCACATTGGCATAAGAGAGTTGGAAACTTATTTAAACACTGAATTAATGGGGAAAGCATTGACATTTTTGGTGTTGACAAATGTGTTGTTAGGTAATTATGAAGAAGCTATTGATTATGTAGAATTAGCTTATAAGAATAAATTGCCTATAATTTTATTATTTAACACAGAACCTATATTAAAACCGATAAAAAATCATAAAAGGTTTAAAAAGATAATGATTCAAGCAATTAGCGATAATAGTAATTATACCCCGATAAAACGTTATAGGCACTCTTTGCTTCATACTGAAGACATCTCTAAATATGTAAAGGAAATGGAACAGGTAATGATGGAAAATAAGTTATATTTAAATCCGAATTTATCATTAAAGGATCTGGCTTCATACATTGAACTTCCTACTAACTATGTTTCTCAATTATTAAACCAAGGGGTTAATAAAAATTTTTCTGAATATGTGAATACCTTTAGGTTAAATGAGTTTAAAGAACGAGTAATTTTTGACGAGAATAAAAATGTAACTATTATGAGTATAGCTTATGATAGTGGGTTTAACTCTAAAACTGTTTTTAACACATTCTTCAAGAAAAAAGAAGGAATTACACCAAATACTTATTTAAAGATTAAAAGAAGAAATTAG
- a CDS encoding leucine-rich repeat domain-containing protein: MKRYLKPLSFILISYCLFISCSSDDNIEEQKYLNIPDAQFETKLINLGIDSDGIVNQQLLKSDALGIISLDLNSSNDGIITNLTGIEGFTNLKRLYATGNNLTTVDLRFNKRLDTLVLAGNLLKNIDLSNNTELIKLDLDVNELGSITGLKNATNLKSLSLYYNLLETLSIDNPNLETLNVRDNSLVSLDVKKAVNLKTILAQNNKILEVDFTTNKALEVLALSDNKLQNIDLKSNNNIEVLYCSSNLLTSLDISGLLNLDRLTVNANPNLFCIKIHNGQNIPMFSKSDYQEFNTSCD; this comes from the coding sequence ATGAAACGTTATTTAAAACCTTTAAGTTTTATTCTTATATCATATTGCCTTTTTATTTCATGTTCTAGTGATGATAATATTGAAGAGCAAAAATATTTAAACATTCCCGATGCACAATTTGAGACCAAACTAATCAATCTGGGGATAGATTCAGATGGTATTGTCAATCAACAACTATTAAAAAGTGACGCATTAGGAATTATCAGCCTTGATTTAAACTCATCTAATGATGGTATAATTACAAACCTAACAGGTATTGAAGGATTTACTAATCTGAAAAGATTATATGCCACAGGAAACAATTTAACCACTGTAGACTTGAGGTTTAATAAACGGTTAGATACATTGGTACTTGCTGGGAATTTGCTTAAAAATATTGACTTGAGTAACAATACAGAGTTAATCAAGTTGGACCTAGATGTAAATGAATTGGGTAGTATTACTGGATTAAAAAATGCCACGAATCTAAAATCGTTAAGTCTATACTATAATTTATTAGAAACGTTAAGTATTGATAATCCCAATTTAGAAACTTTAAATGTTAGAGATAACTCCCTAGTGTCTTTAGATGTAAAAAAAGCAGTAAACTTAAAAACCATTTTGGCGCAAAATAATAAGATTTTAGAAGTAGATTTTACCACTAATAAAGCTTTAGAAGTTTTAGCTTTATCTGATAACAAGCTTCAAAATATCGACTTAAAATCTAACAATAATATTGAAGTATTGTATTGTTCTAGTAATTTACTTACATCACTCGATATAAGCGGGTTGTTGAATTTGGATCGCTTAACTGTTAATGCTAATCCTAACTTATTCTGCATTAAGATTCATAATGGTCAAAATATCCCTATGTTTTCTAAATCTGACTACCAAGAATTTAACACTAGCTGTGATTAA
- a CDS encoding metal-dependent hydrolase yields MDSLTQIVLGAAVGEAVLGKKVGNKVMLYGAIAGTIPDLDVYIGKFFDTVTALEIHRGFTHSVFFAIVFGWIFGWLISLYEKNASTKEWAKLMFWGFLTHPILDAHTTWGTQLFWPLDIRLAFKNIFVIDPLYTIPFLVFLLMTMFQPKESKKRRKYNNLGLIVSSSYMVITIIIKGVTYAKFTHALKEQGIAYKEIETKPTPFNTILWSANVETDNAYLIGYYSFFDTKPIEFYSYPKNHHLLEAYKDDITVKRLIKITKGWYTISEKNNALYLNDLRFGLLSVAPNFQQFAFSFEIVKKHDKTIINEVPRNREKAKQLLKDLWVRIQGN; encoded by the coding sequence ATGGATTCACTTACACAAATTGTTCTTGGTGCTGCAGTTGGAGAGGCTGTATTAGGGAAAAAAGTTGGTAATAAAGTAATGCTTTATGGTGCTATCGCTGGTACTATACCTGATTTGGATGTGTATATTGGTAAGTTTTTCGACACTGTTACAGCGCTTGAAATACACAGAGGTTTTACACACTCTGTTTTTTTTGCAATTGTTTTTGGATGGATTTTTGGGTGGCTAATTTCGTTGTATGAAAAAAATGCCTCCACTAAAGAATGGGCAAAGCTTATGTTTTGGGGATTCTTAACACATCCTATTCTCGATGCTCATACTACTTGGGGTACCCAACTTTTTTGGCCTTTGGACATACGGTTAGCCTTCAAAAATATTTTTGTTATCGATCCACTATATACAATACCTTTTTTAGTGTTTTTATTAATGACAATGTTTCAACCTAAAGAGTCTAAAAAAAGAAGAAAGTATAACAACCTCGGACTTATAGTAAGTAGTTCTTATATGGTAATTACCATTATTATCAAGGGGGTTACTTATGCTAAATTTACACATGCTTTAAAAGAACAAGGAATAGCTTATAAAGAAATAGAAACCAAACCTACACCTTTTAACACCATTTTATGGTCTGCTAATGTTGAAACAGATAATGCTTACCTAATTGGATACTATTCTTTTTTTGATACCAAACCTATCGAGTTTTATTCCTACCCTAAAAACCATCATTTATTAGAAGCTTACAAAGACGATATCACAGTAAAACGGCTTATTAAAATTACCAAAGGTTGGTATACTATTTCAGAAAAAAACAATGCTCTTTACTTAAATGATTTGCGTTTCGGACTACTAAGTGTAGCACCTAACTTTCAACAGTTTGCATTTAGCTTTGAAATAGTTAAAAAACATGATAAAACTATTATAAATGAAGTTCCTAGGAATCGTGAAAAAGCTAAGCAATTATTAAAAGATCTTTGGGTAAGAATTCAGGGAAATTAA
- a CDS encoding class I SAM-dependent methyltransferase codes for MIKYDKIGNNYNSTRKADKKLTENLIRLLSPSREGVYLDIGCGTGNYTHEIQKRGFQFIGMDPSETMLKEAKEKNKNITWKIGTAEKTSLLKNSVNGIIGTLTIHHWNNLNLGFQELYSVLRNKGKVVIFTSTPIQMKGYWLNHYFPKMLADSITQMPSLESIKRAMSNAGFTNIKTENYFIEPNIEDKFLYCGKHNPELYFDEQIRHGISSFSSLANKEEVVMGLSKLREDIDSGKIKDVMKSYENNLGDYLYVVAEKQ; via the coding sequence ATGATTAAATACGATAAAATAGGAAACAATTATAACAGCACAAGAAAAGCGGATAAGAAGCTAACAGAAAACCTAATTCGTCTTTTAAGTCCTTCCAGAGAAGGTGTTTATCTAGATATAGGTTGCGGTACAGGTAATTATACCCATGAAATCCAAAAAAGAGGGTTTCAATTCATAGGAATGGATCCTTCTGAAACGATGCTTAAAGAAGCAAAAGAGAAAAATAAAAATATAACTTGGAAAATAGGTACAGCAGAAAAAACAAGTTTGCTTAAGAACTCTGTCAATGGAATTATTGGTACACTAACTATTCACCATTGGAACAATTTAAATCTAGGGTTTCAAGAGTTGTATTCAGTTTTAAGAAACAAAGGTAAAGTTGTTATTTTTACCTCTACACCTATACAAATGAAAGGTTATTGGTTGAATCATTATTTCCCAAAAATGTTAGCCGATTCAATAACGCAAATGCCATCACTAGAAAGTATAAAGCGTGCAATGAGTAATGCAGGTTTTACTAATATTAAGACTGAAAATTATTTTATTGAACCGAATATTGAAGATAAGTTTCTTTATTGTGGAAAGCATAATCCAGAACTTTACTTTGACGAACAAATAAGGCATGGTATTTCTTCTTTTTCTTCTCTAGCTAATAAAGAAGAGGTTGTCATGGGTTTATCTAAACTAAGAGAGGATATTGATTCGGGTAAGATAAAAGATGTAATGAAATCTTATGAGAATAATCTGGGAGATTATCTGTATGTAGTTGCTGAAAAACAATAA